In Flavobacterium sp. CBA20B-1, one DNA window encodes the following:
- a CDS encoding tetratricopeptide repeat protein: MRKANHFLYLSFLLGGISMNAQQSYNNTQENKDFYNAVSLYNEQQYAVAQILFDQVKIKNTNDEIQAESAYYSANCAIRLGQAGAEQKISQFIYDYPTSSKQAQAYVDVSNFYFSQGDYDQSLRYAEKINEAILSPADKDRINFQKGYAYFSKKQNAKAKTYLDQVNLEGAYGNQAKYYLGYISYANNDYDQANEYFANVESVEKYQERMGYYKADMQFKSGNFQKAIEEGLAQMPKSTEAEKSELSKIIGESYFNLKQYDKALPYLLAYEGKNGKLSNVDFYQLGYSYYQQKDYEKAVSEFNKIISGKDAVAQNAYYHLGESYLKLNQRTQALNAFKNASEMDFSAKIQEDAYANYAKLSYDIGNPYKSVPEVITDFLVKYPETPYKQEMSDLLVDSYISTKNYQAALEVLESNRTPLNKAAYQKVTFYRGVELFNEGKFSLANSMFNKSIAERQDNKYVARATYWRGESEYALNRFGDAYQTFTTFKQLPQAQNTPEFKSAEYNLGYAAYKLKNYSNANTHFKNYLAAVKDDAKKTDATLRLADGYFVTKQYGAAMEMYNSILNSNSPYKDYAAYQKAISYGFIDKTPTKIEELQKFIANYKSSSLIDDAIYELGSTYANTNQTNKSIETFNQLISNYPQSNLISKTILRQGLVYVNANQEDKAIERFKKVVADYPGSQDAMEAVQNARIVYLDSGRSNEFAAWVKNLDFVDISTAELENDVFTSAENQMAQNNNEGALKSLNDYVSNYSNGLHATKAYFNMAEIYFGNNKVAEAKANYEQVVKRGKSEYTEQSLIRLSNMYLNEKDKTNAQRVLNLLEINASNDNNKLFAQANLMKIAYEENDMTTAAKYANILAANNKVDKRIKADATAISARMAFKNSDTANARKLYEQLNSIASGDLKAEALYYDAYFKNADKKYDASNKIIEKLVKEYSANKYYNAKGLVLLAKNFYQLKDSYQATYILESVISNATEYADVVTEAQTELNRIKTEESKRNSSVK, translated from the coding sequence ATGCGAAAAGCGAATCATTTTCTATACCTATCCTTTTTGTTGGGCGGAATTTCTATGAATGCCCAACAATCTTACAACAACACGCAAGAAAACAAAGATTTCTACAACGCAGTAAGTTTATACAATGAACAACAATATGCCGTTGCTCAAATTTTGTTTGATCAAGTAAAAATAAAAAATACAAACGACGAAATACAAGCAGAAAGTGCCTATTACAGTGCCAATTGTGCCATTCGTTTAGGGCAGGCAGGAGCAGAACAAAAAATCAGTCAGTTTATATATGATTATCCCACCAGCAGTAAACAAGCACAAGCTTATGTTGATGTAAGCAATTTTTACTTCTCGCAAGGTGATTACGATCAATCTTTGCGTTATGCCGAAAAAATAAACGAAGCCATTTTAAGTCCGGCAGATAAGGATCGTATCAATTTTCAAAAAGGATATGCATATTTCAGCAAAAAGCAAAATGCCAAAGCAAAAACATATCTCGATCAAGTGAATTTGGAAGGAGCGTATGGCAATCAAGCAAAATATTATTTAGGATACATTTCGTATGCCAACAACGATTACGATCAAGCAAATGAATACTTTGCCAATGTGGAATCTGTTGAAAAGTATCAAGAACGTATGGGCTATTACAAAGCCGATATGCAGTTTAAAAGCGGAAACTTTCAAAAAGCTATTGAAGAAGGTTTGGCACAAATGCCAAAATCTACCGAAGCCGAAAAATCAGAACTTTCAAAAATCATCGGCGAAAGCTATTTCAACTTGAAACAATATGATAAAGCATTACCTTATTTATTGGCTTATGAAGGTAAAAACGGAAAGCTAAGCAATGTGGATTTTTATCAATTGGGCTATTCGTATTATCAACAAAAAGACTACGAAAAAGCCGTTTCTGAATTCAATAAAATCATCAGCGGAAAAGATGCTGTGGCTCAAAACGCCTATTATCATTTGGGTGAAAGTTATTTAAAATTAAATCAACGCACACAAGCTTTAAACGCATTTAAAAATGCTTCTGAAATGGATTTTTCTGCAAAAATTCAAGAAGATGCGTATGCAAATTATGCCAAATTAAGTTACGATATTGGAAATCCTTACAAAAGTGTTCCAGAAGTAATAACTGATTTTTTGGTGAAATATCCCGAAACGCCTTACAAACAAGAAATGAGTGACTTGTTGGTAGATTCCTATATATCAACCAAAAATTATCAGGCAGCTTTAGAAGTTTTAGAATCAAACCGCACGCCACTGAATAAAGCAGCTTATCAAAAGGTTACTTTTTATAGGGGAGTGGAACTGTTCAACGAAGGTAAATTCAGTCTGGCAAACAGTATGTTCAATAAATCAATTGCGGAGCGCCAAGACAATAAATATGTGGCAAGGGCTACTTATTGGCGAGGCGAAAGCGAATATGCATTGAACCGTTTTGGAGATGCCTACCAAACATTTACCACTTTTAAACAATTGCCACAAGCGCAAAACACGCCAGAATTTAAAAGCGCAGAATACAATTTGGGATATGCTGCCTACAAGTTGAAAAACTACAGCAATGCTAATACGCACTTTAAAAATTATTTGGCGGCGGTGAAAGACGATGCTAAAAAAACAGATGCCACTTTGCGTTTGGCAGATGGATACTTTGTAACCAAGCAATACGGAGCAGCCATGGAAATGTATAATTCCATTTTAAACAGCAATTCGCCTTATAAAGATTATGCGGCATATCAAAAAGCTATTTCGTATGGTTTTATCGATAAAACACCCACAAAAATTGAAGAATTACAAAAATTTATCGCTAATTATAAGTCGTCTAGTTTAATAGATGACGCCATTTATGAATTGGGAAGCACTTATGCCAACACCAATCAAACCAACAAATCTATTGAAACATTTAATCAATTAATTAGCAATTATCCGCAGTCCAATTTAATTTCAAAAACAATTCTGCGTCAAGGGTTAGTTTATGTGAATGCAAACCAAGAAGACAAGGCAATTGAACGATTTAAAAAAGTGGTGGCCGATTATCCGGGTTCGCAAGATGCCATGGAAGCAGTTCAAAATGCCCGAATTGTTTATTTAGATTCAGGAAGATCTAATGAATTTGCCGCTTGGGTTAAAAATCTGGATTTTGTGGATATTTCTACCGCCGAATTAGAAAACGATGTATTCACGTCGGCAGAAAATCAAATGGCACAAAATAATAACGAAGGTGCGTTGAAAAGCTTAAACGATTATGTGAGCAATTATTCCAACGGATTACATGCTACAAAAGCTTATTTTAACATGGCAGAAATTTATTTTGGAAATAATAAAGTAGCCGAAGCAAAAGCCAATTATGAGCAGGTGGTTAAACGAGGAAAATCGGAATATACAGAGCAATCTTTAATTCGACTTTCTAATATGTACCTCAATGAAAAAGACAAAACAAATGCTCAACGTGTCTTGAATTTGTTAGAAATCAATGCTAGTAATGACAATAATAAGCTTTTTGCACAAGCAAACCTTATGAAAATAGCTTATGAAGAAAACGATATGACCACCGCTGCAAAATATGCCAATATTTTGGCTGCCAACAACAAAGTAGACAAACGCATTAAAGCAGATGCTACAGCGATTAGCGCCCGAATGGCGTTTAAAAACAGCGATACTGCCAATGCGCGCAAATTATACGAGCAGTTAAACAGTATTGCATCGGGTGATTTAAAAGCCGAAGCTTTGTATTACGATGCTTATTTTAAAAATGCTGATAAAAAATACGATGCATCAAACAAAATCATAGAAAAATTGGTAAAAGAATATTCGGCAAATAAATATTACAATGCCAAAGGCTTGGTTTTGCTGGCTAAAAACTTCTATCAATTGAAAGACAGTTACCAGGCAACTTATATTTTGGAGAGTGTAATTTCTAATGCCACAGAATATGCAGATGTGGTTACCGAAGCCCAAACAGAGTTGAATCGCATTAAAACAGAAGAATCGAAACGAAATTCATCGGTTAAATAA
- a CDS encoding transketolase family protein has translation MKKYTNLGSKDTRSGFGAGLTELGQKNENVVALCADLIGSLKMDDFKKNHPERFFQVGIAEANMIGMAAGMTIGGKIPFTGTFANFSTGRVYDQIRQSVAYSEKNVKICASHAGLTLGEDGATHQILEDIGLMKMLPGMTVINTCDYNQTKAATLAIADHQGPVYLRFGRPVVPNFIPEDMPFEIGKAVLLSEGTDVTIVATGHLVWEALQAAEELEKDGISAEVINVHTIKPLDEETILKSVAKTGCIVTAEEHNYLGGLGESVAGVLALNKPTPQEFVAVNDVFGESGTPEALMEKYGLNAKSIVEKAKKAISRK, from the coding sequence ATGAAAAAATACACCAACTTAGGAAGTAAAGATACACGCTCTGGTTTCGGAGCGGGATTAACAGAATTAGGACAAAAGAACGAAAACGTTGTGGCGTTGTGTGCCGATTTAATTGGCTCATTAAAAATGGACGATTTTAAGAAGAATCATCCGGAACGTTTCTTTCAGGTAGGAATTGCCGAAGCGAATATGATTGGTATGGCTGCCGGTATGACCATTGGCGGTAAAATTCCTTTTACAGGAACGTTTGCCAACTTTTCAACAGGCCGCGTTTATGATCAAATTCGCCAGTCGGTTGCCTATTCAGAGAAAAACGTAAAAATTTGTGCATCGCATGCCGGATTAACTTTGGGAGAAGACGGTGCAACGCATCAAATTTTAGAAGATATTGGCTTAATGAAAATGTTGCCTGGGATGACCGTGATTAACACTTGCGATTACAACCAAACCAAAGCTGCAACATTGGCAATTGCCGATCACCAAGGACCGGTTTATTTGCGTTTTGGTCGCCCGGTTGTGCCAAATTTCATTCCAGAAGATATGCCGTTTGAAATTGGTAAAGCTGTACTTTTATCAGAAGGAACCGATGTTACCATTGTAGCAACTGGTCATTTGGTTTGGGAAGCTTTGCAGGCTGCTGAAGAATTAGAAAAAGATGGAATTTCTGCTGAAGTAATAAATGTACACACCATAAAACCGTTAGATGAAGAAACGATTTTAAAATCGGTAGCAAAAACCGGTTGTATCGTAACTGCAGAAGAGCACAACTATTTAGGTGGTTTAGGCGAAAGTGTTGCAGGTGTTTTAGCTTTAAATAAACCAACTCCGCAAGAATTTGTTGCAGTGAACGATGTTTTTGGAGAATCGGGAACACCAGAAGCTTTAATGGAAAAATACGGTTTAAACGCAAAATCAATCGTAGAAAAAGCAAAAAAAGCAATCAGCAGAAAATAG
- a CDS encoding cation diffusion facilitator family transporter gives MSNSATENFKFQRIITIVGILLFIVKIYAWYVTNSVAILTDALESTINVLAGFIGLYSLYLSALPKDHNHPYGHGKVEFISAAIEGSLISIAGVVIIYEAIGELQNPKVIEKLDVGLILVAITAVINYILGFYAIQKGKKNNSLALIASGKHLQTDTYSTIGIVIGLVVLYFTKIAWIDSVTALIFAAFIIFTGYKILRESISGIMDETDKLLLKEVVAFLNEKRRKNWIDLHNLRIIKYGSTLHFDCHMTVPWYFNIEEGHKEVDALEDTVINHFGDRIELFVHLDACKEYSCNICSKIDCPVRKHPFQEKINWTIENVSLNKKHNSNL, from the coding sequence ATGAGCAATTCCGCCACCGAAAACTTTAAATTCCAACGGATAATTACCATTGTTGGAATACTTCTTTTTATTGTTAAAATATATGCTTGGTATGTCACCAATTCGGTTGCAATTCTTACCGATGCATTAGAGAGTACCATTAATGTTTTGGCTGGATTTATTGGTTTGTACAGCTTGTATTTGTCGGCATTACCAAAAGACCACAACCATCCCTATGGTCATGGAAAAGTAGAGTTTATCTCGGCAGCTATCGAAGGTTCATTGATAAGTATTGCAGGTGTGGTTATAATTTATGAAGCCATTGGGGAATTGCAAAACCCTAAAGTCATTGAAAAATTAGATGTTGGTTTAATTCTAGTGGCAATAACAGCTGTTATTAATTATATTTTGGGTTTTTATGCCATTCAAAAAGGAAAAAAAAATAATTCATTGGCACTGATTGCAAGTGGAAAACATTTGCAAACCGATACTTATTCTACTATTGGAATTGTAATTGGATTGGTGGTTTTGTATTTCACAAAAATAGCTTGGATTGATAGCGTAACGGCATTGATTTTTGCAGCATTTATCATTTTTACGGGATACAAAATTTTACGGGAATCGATTTCTGGGATTATGGATGAAACAGATAAATTACTGTTGAAAGAAGTGGTGGCTTTTTTAAATGAAAAAAGACGTAAAAACTGGATTGATTTGCATAATTTACGCATCATTAAGTATGGAAGTACCTTGCATTTTGATTGTCACATGACAGTGCCTTGGTATTTTAATATCGAAGAAGGACATAAAGAAGTGGATGCTTTGGAAGACACCGTAATAAATCATTTTGGTGATAGAATTGAACTTTTTGTGCACTTGGATGCTTGTAAAGAATATTCGTGTAACATTTGCAGTAAAATTGATTGTCCTGTGAGAAAACATCCGTTTCAAGAAAAAATTAACTGGACAATAGAGAATGTTTCTTTAAATAAAAAGCATAATAGTAATTTGTAG
- a CDS encoding cytochrome-c peroxidase has translation MKKIVLFLCISLLLFQCKKNNDYQINHEQTVQQHIIKNLQNLSEALQNFERLAQSNASESELQQHFLKCRLLFKNTEWATEYFLPKSSKLLNGPALDHLDLEENKFLDAEGFQVLEEYLYPHYQKEQQTEIIKQIRIIDNLIRAGITNFEATKPSKEQVFDALRLGIFKITTLGITGFDTPVSNLLFPESQAALKGIEDVLNIYKNELQRFESFQNSMELLRTAQTTINQSSNKNTFDYLGYIINYLDPIAQKLHQLQLDAQIPFVKRVSMLKPDAASLFARNAFDLNAVSADQNLKSNPKKIELGKKLFYDTHLSKNNTRSCASCHDPEKAFTDGFKVASDLAGSPLLRNTPSLNYAGFYHGQFWDMRQADIESLTTSVIENQEEMHGNMTDILKMVQTDEHYATLFKEIYKDTKIEGWHVQNALASYVRSLSTFSSRFDDYMRGEKTALTSLEKEGFNVFVAKAKCATCHFLPIFNGTVPPRFSSSEQEVLGVPADVEITVLDNDLGRYIYNTDLYQLKNAFKTVTVRNIEKTAPYMHNGVFKSLEEVVNFYNKGGGLGFGLSVENQTLPADALDLSEHEQKALIAFMKALNDQ, from the coding sequence ATGAAAAAAATAGTTCTTTTTTTATGTATTTCGCTGTTGTTATTCCAGTGTAAAAAAAACAACGATTACCAAATTAATCACGAGCAAACCGTGCAACAGCACATTATCAAAAACCTACAAAATCTATCGGAAGCTCTTCAAAATTTTGAACGTTTGGCACAGTCAAATGCTTCAGAAAGCGAATTGCAACAGCACTTTTTAAAATGCAGATTGCTTTTTAAAAACACCGAGTGGGCAACGGAATATTTTTTACCAAAATCGTCTAAATTGTTAAACGGTCCGGCTTTGGATCATTTAGATTTAGAAGAAAATAAATTTTTAGATGCTGAAGGTTTTCAAGTTTTAGAAGAATATTTATATCCTCATTATCAAAAAGAGCAACAAACCGAAATTATAAAACAAATTCGCATTATTGATAATTTAATCAGAGCCGGAATTACAAATTTTGAAGCTACAAAACCTTCAAAAGAGCAGGTTTTTGATGCCCTGCGATTGGGTATATTTAAAATTACTACTTTAGGCATCACTGGATTTGATACCCCTGTAAGTAATTTGCTTTTTCCAGAATCGCAAGCTGCTTTAAAAGGTATAGAAGATGTTTTAAATATTTATAAAAATGAATTACAAAGGTTTGAATCATTCCAAAATTCGATGGAGTTATTGAGAACCGCACAAACAACCATCAACCAATCATCCAATAAAAATACGTTTGATTATTTGGGATATATTATCAATTATTTAGATCCAATTGCACAAAAGTTACATCAATTGCAGCTTGATGCCCAAATTCCGTTTGTTAAACGTGTGAGTATGCTAAAGCCAGATGCTGCTTCGCTTTTTGCACGGAATGCTTTTGATTTGAATGCTGTTTCGGCAGATCAAAACTTAAAATCGAATCCAAAAAAAATTGAATTAGGAAAGAAATTATTTTACGACACGCACTTATCCAAAAACAATACACGCAGCTGCGCAAGTTGTCATGATCCCGAGAAGGCATTTACCGACGGATTTAAAGTGGCTTCCGATTTGGCAGGTAGTCCGTTGCTTCGCAACACACCTTCTTTAAATTACGCAGGTTTTTATCACGGACAATTTTGGGATATGCGGCAAGCAGATATAGAATCACTTACTACAAGTGTGATTGAAAACCAAGAAGAGATGCACGGCAATATGACAGATATTTTAAAAATGGTACAAACCGATGAGCACTATGCAACTTTATTTAAAGAGATTTATAAAGACACTAAAATTGAAGGTTGGCATGTTCAAAATGCATTGGCAAGCTATGTTAGATCGCTTAGTACGTTTTCTTCGAGATTTGATGATTATATGCGTGGTGAAAAAACAGCTTTAACTTCCTTAGAAAAAGAGGGATTTAATGTTTTTGTTGCTAAGGCAAAATGTGCAACCTGTCATTTTTTACCCATTTTTAACGGAACAGTTCCGCCACGGTTCTCCTCTTCTGAACAAGAAGTTTTGGGGGTTCCTGCTGATGTAGAAATTACTGTTTTAGATAACGATTTGGGAAGATATATATACAATACCGATTTATATCAATTAAAAAATGCATTTAAAACGGTGACTGTTCGCAATATTGAAAAAACTGCTCCATATATGCACAATGGTGTTTTTAAATCTTTAGAAGAGGTAGTAAACTTTTACAACAAAGGGGGCGGTTTGGGTTTTGGTTTATCTGTAGAAAACCAAACGCTTCCGGCAGATGCTTTAGATTTATCGGAACACGAACAAAAAGCACTCATTGCGTTTATGAAAGCCCTAAACGATCAATAA
- a CDS encoding MFS transporter, whose product MNILKQYWQNYICAYKGLSKATWLLALVMFINQSGSMVLPFLGVYMATVLDFSLQNAGIVLSMFGVGSILGSFIGGWLTDQFGSFKIQVCSLFGSIPFFLIVPLFNTFENLCVAIFFLSLIKELFRPANSASVSFYAKPENITRAFSLNRMALNLGYSIGPAIGGFLAAVSYNFLFYANACMSFIAGTLFIIYFKNRAGNAPKKVIAEKAATVAKVKSAYTDGIFLIFSFFIAIYAFCFFQILNTLPLFYKNVAFMNEKEVGLLMGFNGIVVFVLEMALVHFAEKKFTLSANMIIGSLFCGAAFLVLIPSHTQFILFSSIFLISISEILIMPFASTVAVNRSLPSNRGSYMGLNGISFSIAFITSPLLGTYIAENFGFTNLWIVNCTMIAITSIGFYFIMKKI is encoded by the coding sequence ATGAATATTTTAAAACAGTATTGGCAAAACTACATTTGTGCCTACAAAGGACTTTCAAAAGCTACTTGGTTATTGGCTTTGGTGATGTTTATAAACCAAAGCGGTTCAATGGTATTGCCTTTTTTGGGCGTATATATGGCTACTGTTTTAGACTTTTCTTTGCAAAATGCCGGCATTGTTTTAAGTATGTTTGGTGTGGGTTCTATTTTGGGTTCTTTTATTGGTGGTTGGCTCACCGATCAATTTGGCTCGTTTAAAATTCAGGTTTGCAGTTTGTTTGGCAGTATTCCGTTTTTTTTGATTGTACCACTTTTCAACACTTTTGAAAACCTGTGCGTTGCCATCTTTTTTTTAAGTTTAATTAAAGAATTGTTTCGACCGGCAAACAGCGCTTCGGTTTCATTTTATGCCAAACCCGAGAATATCACTCGCGCTTTTTCATTAAACCGAATGGCCTTAAACTTGGGATATTCTATTGGTCCGGCAATTGGTGGCTTTTTAGCAGCGGTCTCGTATAACTTTTTGTTCTATGCCAATGCGTGTATGTCTTTTATTGCTGGAACACTTTTTATTATTTATTTCAAAAATCGGGCAGGAAATGCACCCAAGAAAGTAATAGCTGAAAAAGCAGCAACTGTTGCAAAAGTAAAATCGGCATATACCGATGGTATTTTTTTAATTTTCAGCTTTTTTATTGCTATTTATGCCTTTTGTTTCTTTCAAATTTTAAACACACTACCTCTTTTTTACAAGAATGTGGCTTTTATGAATGAAAAAGAAGTGGGATTGCTTATGGGTTTTAACGGAATTGTTGTTTTTGTGCTGGAAATGGCATTGGTACATTTTGCCGAGAAAAAATTCACCCTTTCTGCCAACATGATTATTGGTAGTTTGTTTTGCGGTGCAGCATTTTTGGTATTGATACCGTCGCATACCCAGTTCATACTTTTTAGTTCGATTTTCTTAATTTCTATCTCCGAAATTTTAATTATGCCCTTTGCATCAACCGTAGCCGTAAATAGATCTTTACCTTCAAACCGTGGATCATATATGGGATTAAACGGTATTTCGTTTTCAATTGCCTTTATTACATCGCCCTTGCTGGGAACATATATTGCAGAAAATTTTGGTTTTACCAACTTATGGATTGTAAATTGCACAATGATTGCAATTACCAGTATTGGTTTTTATTTTATAATGAAAAAGATTTAA
- a CDS encoding transketolase: MKPNTQQLQDLVTQVRRDVLRMVHAVNSGHPGGSLGCAEYFVALYQVLMDRKDSFDMDGKNEDLFFLSNGHISPVFYSVLARSGYFPVSELATFRKIDSRLQGHPTTHSHLPGVRMASGSLGQGLSVALGAAQAKKLNNDDKLVYVLMGDGELQEGQNWEALMYAAANKVDNIIATIDLNGKQIDGTTDEVLHMGSLQAKFEAFGWDVLSIEKGNDLEAVINGLQQAKQKTGNKKPIMVLLHTEMGNGVDFMMNTHAWHGKAPNNEQLENALNQNLVTLGDY, from the coding sequence ATGAAACCAAACACACAACAATTACAAGACTTGGTAACACAAGTTCGAAGAGATGTTTTAAGAATGGTGCATGCTGTAAATTCGGGTCATCCGGGTGGATCTTTAGGCTGTGCTGAATATTTTGTAGCATTGTATCAAGTACTTATGGATCGCAAAGATTCATTTGATATGGATGGCAAAAACGAAGACCTTTTCTTTTTATCAAACGGGCATATTTCGCCTGTATTTTACAGCGTTTTGGCGCGCAGCGGATACTTTCCGGTAAGCGAATTGGCTACTTTTAGAAAAATCGATTCGCGTTTACAAGGTCATCCAACCACTCACAGTCATTTACCGGGTGTTCGTATGGCATCGGGCTCGTTGGGGCAAGGGTTATCAGTGGCTTTGGGAGCTGCACAAGCCAAAAAGTTAAACAATGACGATAAATTGGTTTATGTGCTTATGGGTGATGGCGAATTGCAAGAAGGTCAAAATTGGGAGGCACTGATGTATGCTGCTGCTAATAAAGTAGATAACATTATTGCAACCATAGATTTAAACGGAAAACAAATCGACGGAACTACCGATGAGGTATTGCACATGGGCAGTTTGCAAGCAAAATTTGAAGCTTTTGGATGGGATGTTTTAAGCATTGAAAAAGGTAACGATTTAGAAGCTGTTATCAACGGATTGCAACAAGCAAAACAAAAAACAGGTAACAAAAAACCAATTATGGTTTTGTTACACACCGAAATGGGCAACGGTGTAGATTTTATGATGAACACACATGCATGGCATGGTAAAGCACCCAATAACGAACAGTTGGAAAATGCTTTAAATCAAAATCTAGTTACCTTAGGAGATTATTAA
- a CDS encoding ABC transporter ATP-binding protein, giving the protein MNVFKAIDLSIGYKDKTLFTDLNFELKTGTLTALLGSNGIGKSTLLKTISGLLDKQQGKLLINQQNVDAFSVHEFAQMVSVVLTNENVNKELTVYELVKLGRQPYTNWLDKLSEQDELLIENALNDCEIIDLKNRKLAQLSDGQLQRSLIARAVVQDTPFIFLDEPSTHLDLYHKVRLLKLLRKLCANHHKCILFSTHDLDLALQLSDEIMLLKDEKFYHNTTNSLINQGVFDRFFDTDDIVFDKGRKQFLIL; this is encoded by the coding sequence ATGAACGTGTTCAAAGCAATAGATTTATCAATTGGTTATAAAGACAAAACACTGTTTACCGATTTGAATTTTGAATTGAAAACAGGTACTCTCACGGCTTTGTTAGGAAGCAACGGTATTGGAAAATCTACTTTGCTAAAAACCATTTCGGGATTGCTTGATAAACAGCAGGGAAAACTTTTGATTAACCAACAAAATGTGGATGCTTTTTCTGTTCACGAATTTGCCCAAATGGTGAGTGTGGTGCTTACAAATGAAAATGTGAACAAAGAACTCACTGTGTACGAATTGGTAAAATTGGGCAGACAACCCTATACAAATTGGTTAGATAAGCTTTCGGAACAAGATGAATTGCTTATTGAAAACGCTTTGAACGATTGCGAAATCATCGATTTAAAAAATAGAAAACTTGCACAATTAAGCGACGGACAGTTGCAACGCAGCCTTATTGCCAGAGCCGTGGTACAGGACACACCATTTATTTTCTTAGACGAACCCTCTACACATTTAGATTTATACCACAAAGTGCGTCTGCTAAAATTGTTAAGAAAACTGTGTGCGAATCACCATAAATGCATTTTATTTTCTACGCACGATTTAGATTTAGCTTTGCAGTTAAGCGATGAAATTATGTTGCTCAAAGACGAGAAATTTTATCACAACACTACTAACAGCCTAATTAACCAAGGCGTTTTTGACCGTTTTTTTGATACCGATGATATTGTTTTTGATAAAGGACGAAAGCAGTTTTTGATACTTTGA